A genome region from Chiroxiphia lanceolata isolate bChiLan1 chromosome 5, bChiLan1.pri, whole genome shotgun sequence includes the following:
- the LOC116786822 gene encoding uncharacterized protein LOC116786822, translating to MIPAPGRTSRPRRPRRAGGKGKENQAWASSQTVLRLCGEELGEEARGEQLVSAFVTASVQDGAGCPWRGKGVARPPRSCDRVAFLWGLAADQAGLGGGRLPGTARASLPSSRHHAVGPALVPFPHQPCARGCSCCRGRFSLLSLLSTHLQGVAALGGSFPFRPLSAQGFTPASESSPWRLLAPPERGSRGALTVVPARCEGTLLPVRLPGSRE from the coding sequence ATGATCCCAGCGCCAGGGAGGACCTCGCGGCCAAGGCGTCCGCGAAGAGctggtggaaaaggaaaggagaaccAGGCCTGGGCTTCTTCCCAAACAGTGCTGAGGCTGTGCggagaggagctgggggaagaagcGAGAGGGGAGCAACTCGTGTCTGCCTTTGTAACTGCGTCAGTACAAGATGGCGCAGGGTGtccctggagagggaagggagttGCACGTCCGCCGAGGTCATGTGACCGCGTTGCATTCCTGTGGGGTTTGGCTGCGGACCAAGCTGGCTTAGGCGGCGGGCGGCTGCCCGGGACAGCCCGggcttccctcccctcctcccgcCACCACGCCGTCGGTCCCGCGCTGGTTCCCTTCCCCCATCAGCCTTGTGCACGAGGGTGTAGCTGCTGCCGAGGAAGGTTCTCGCTTCTCTCCTTACTCTCCACCCACCTCCAGGGTGTAGCTGCTCTCGGGGGAAGCTTTCCATTCCGCCCCCTCTCTGCGCAAGGCTTTACCCCCGCCAGTGAAAGTTCCCCCTGGCGCCTGCTGGCTCCGCCCGAGCGTGGGAGCCGGGGTGCGCTCACGGTGGTGCCCGCCCGGTGCGAGGGCACTCTGCTCCCGGTCAGGCTCCCGGGGTCACGGGAGTAG